A single region of the Phyllostomus discolor isolate MPI-MPIP mPhyDis1 chromosome 14, mPhyDis1.pri.v3, whole genome shotgun sequence genome encodes:
- the WDR47 gene encoding WD repeat-containing protein 47 isoform X2 yields the protein MTAEETVNVKEVEIIKLILDFLNSKKLHISMLALEKESGVINGLFSDDMLFLRQLILDGQWDEVLQFIQPLECMEKFDKKRFRYIILKQKFLEALCVNNAMSAEDEPQHLEFTMQEAVQCLHALEEYCPSKDDYSKLCLLLTLPRLTNHAEFKDWNPSTARVHCFEEACVMVAEFIPADRKLSEAGFKASNNRLFQLVMKGLLYECCVEFCQSKATGEEITESEVLLGIDLLCGNGCDDLDLSLLSWLQNLPSSVFSCAFEQKMLNIHVDKLLKPTKAAYADLLTPLISKLSPYPSSPMRRPQSADAYMTRSLNPALDGLTCGLTSHDKRISDLGNKTSPMSHSFANFHYPGVQNLSRSLMLENTECHSIYEESPERDTPVEAQQPVHSEILGPSSVSEKEPANGTQNPGTAKQEKNELRDSTEQFQEYYRQRLRYQQHLEQKEQQRQIYQQMLLEGGVSQEDGPDQPQNLTEQFLHRSIQKLGELNIGMDSLGSEVSALNQQCNGSKGNGSNNSSLTGFATPPQDSSQRLTHDASNVYTSTPRNSGSTNHIPFPEESPPCGNQVSSEHLVIKPPPGDSSGSLSRSRGEEDDKAKKQFVCVNTLEDTQAVRAVAFHPGGGLYAVGSNSKTLRVCAYPEVIDPSAHDAPKQPVVRFKRNKHHKGSIYCVAWSPCGQLLATGSNDKYVKVLPFNAETCNATVSGPDLEFSMHDGTIRDLAFMEGPESGGAILISAGAGDCNIYTTDCQRGQGLHALSGHTGHILALYTWSGWMIASGSQDKTVRFWDLRVPSCVRVVGTTFHGTGSAVASVAVDPSGRLLATGQEDSSCMLYDIRGGRMVQSYHPHASDVRSVRFSPGAHYLLTGSYDMKIKVTDLQGDLTKQLPIMVVGEHKDKVIQCRWHTKDLSFLSSSADRTVTLWTYSG from the exons ATGACGGCCGAAGAAACCGTGAATGTAAAAGAGGTGGAGATCATTAAGCTAATTTTAGACTTCTTGAATTCGAAGAAGCTTCACATCAGTATGTTGGCTCTTGAGAAGGAAAGCGGAGTCATAAATGGCCTCTTTTCAGATGATATGCTTTTCCTCAG gcAGCTAATCCTTGATGGTCAGTGGGATGAAGTTCTTCAGTTCATTCAGCCTCTAGAATGTATGGAAAAATTTGACAAGAAAAG gtTTCGTTACATTATCCTGAAGCAGAAGTTTTTAGAAGCTTTATGTGTTAACAACGCGATGTCAGCAGAAGACGAGCCCCAGCAT CTGGAGTTCACCATGCAAGAGGCTGTGCAGTGTCTACACGCCCTGGAAGAGTACTGTCCTTCTAAGGACGACTACAGCAAGCTCTGTTTGCTCCTGACGTTGCCCCGTCTGACCAACCACGCCGAGTTTAAGGATTGGAACCCCAGCACTGCGCGGGTGCACTGTTTCGAAGAGGCATGTGTCATGGTTGCAGAATTCATCCCTGCCGATAGGAAGCTGAGTGAGGCTGGTTTTAAAGCCAGCAACAATCGTTTGTTTCAGCTCGTAATGAAGGGCCTCCTCTATGAATGCTGCGTGGAGTTTTGTCAAAGCAAAGCCACCGGAGAAGAAATCACAGAAAGTGAAGTACTTCTTGGCATCGACCTCTTGTGTGGTAATGGTTGTGACGATCTGGATCTCAGTTTACTGTCATGGCTTCAGAATCTCCCGTCTTCGGTCTTCTCTTGTGCTTTTGAacagaaaatgcttaatattcACGTGGACAAGCTCCTGAAACCCACGAAAGCTGCGTACGCTGATCTTTTGACTCCTCTTATCAGCAAACTTTCTCCCTATCCGTCATCTCCAATGAGAAGGCCTCAGTCCGCTGATGCCTACATGACCCGCTCGCTGAACCCTGCTTTAGACGGCCTCACCTGTGGGCTGACCAGTCACGACAAGAGAATCTCCGACCTTGGAAACAAAACTTCCCCAATGTCACACTCCTTTGCCAACTTCCACTACCCAGGGGTACAGAACCTCAGTAGAAGTCTCATGCTCGAGAATACAGAGTGTCACAGTATTTATGAAGAATCCCCTGAACG TGATACGCCGGTGGAGGCCCAGCAGCCTGTCCACAGTGAGATCCTGGGCCCCAGTTCTGTGTCCGAGAAAGAGCCTGCGAACGGAACGCAGAATCCAGGGACAgccaagcaagaaaaaaatgag ctTCGCGATTCAACGGAACAGTTTCAAGAATACTATAGACAAAGATTGCGCTATCAGCAGCACTTGGAGCAGAAGGAGCAGCAGCGGCAGATATACCAGCAGATGCTGCTCGAGGGAGGCGTGAGTCAGGAGGACGGTCCCGATCAGCCGCAGAATCTCACTGAACAGTTCCTTCACAG gtcCATTCAAAAGCTTGGTGAATTAAATATTGGAATGGATAGCCTCGGCAGCGAGGTATCCGCACTCAACCAGCAATGTAACGGGAGCAAAGGCAATGGATCTAATAATTCTTCCCTCACTGGTTTTGCTACACCGCCCCAGGATTCTAGTCAGAGACTGACACATGATGCTTCAAATGTCTACACAAGCACTCCGCGTAATTCGGGGTCGACCAATCACATACCTTTTCCTGAGGAGTCTCCCCCTTGTGGAAACCAAGT CTCGTCAGAACATTTGGTCATCAAGCCACCGCCTGGAGATTCTTCTGGGAGCCTGTCCAGATCAAGAGGGGAGGAG GACGACAAAGCAAAGAAGCAGTTTGTGTGTGTTAACACGCTGGAGGACACACAGGCCGTCAGAGCGGTGGCTTTCCACCCAGGCGGCGGTTTGTACGCCGTCGGTTCAAACTCAAAAACTCTGCGAGTGTGCGCCTACCCAGAGGTCATCGACCCAAG tgcaCACGACGCCCCTAAGCAGCCAGTAGTGCGTTTTAAAAGGAACAAACACCACAAAGGATCCATTTACTGTGTGGCCTGGAGCCCCTGCGGACAGTTACTAGCAACGGGGTCGAACGACAAATACGTCAAGGTGCTGCCCTTCAATGCAGAGACGTGCAACGCGACAG TTTCAGGACCGGACCTGGAATTCAGCATGCACGACGGGACGATCCGAGACCTGGCATTCATGGAGGGCCCGGAGAGCGGCGGGGCGATCCTGATCAGCGCCGGGGCGGGGGACTGCAACATTTACACGACCGACTgccagagggggcagggcctgcaCGCGCTGAGCGGCCACACCG GGCACATCTTAGCGCTTTACACCTGGAGCGGCTGGATGATCGCGTCCGGTTCCCAGGACAAGACCGTTCGATTCTGGGACCTTCGAGTACCAAGCTGTGTTCGGGTGGTCGGCACAACATTCCACGGAACCG gcAGCGCGGTGGCGTCCGTAGCCGTGGACCCCAGCGGCCGCCTCTTAGCCACTGGGCAGGAAGATTCCAGCTGCATGCTGTACGACATCAGAGGGGGGAGGATGGTGCAGAGTTACCACCCTCACGCCAGTGACGTCCGCTCCGTTCGCTTCTCCCCCGGAGCCCACTACCTGCTGACCGGGTCCTACGACATGAAGATAAAGGTGACGGACCTGCAAG gagACCTCACTAAACAGCTGCCCATCATGGTGGTGGGGGAGCACAAAGACAAAGTGATTCAGTGCAGGTGGCACACCAAGGACCTGTCCTTCCTGTCGTCCTCCGCAGACAGAACTGTGACCCTCTGGACTTACAGTGGATAG
- the WDR47 gene encoding WD repeat-containing protein 47 isoform X1, whose amino-acid sequence MTAEETVNVKEVEIIKLILDFLNSKKLHISMLALEKESGVINGLFSDDMLFLRQLILDGQWDEVLQFIQPLECMEKFDKKRFRYIILKQKFLEALCVNNAMSAEDEPQHLEFTMQEAVQCLHALEEYCPSKDDYSKLCLLLTLPRLTNHAEFKDWNPSTARVHCFEEACVMVAEFIPADRKLSEAGFKASNNRLFQLVMKGLLYECCVEFCQSKATGEEITESEVLLGIDLLCGNGCDDLDLSLLSWLQNLPSSVFSCAFEQKMLNIHVDKLLKPTKAAYADLLTPLISKLSPYPSSPMRRPQSADAYMTRSLNPALDGLTCGLTSHDKRISDLGNKTSPMSHSFANFHYPGVQNLSRSLMLENTECHSIYEESPERSDTPVEAQQPVHSEILGPSSVSEKEPANGTQNPGTAKQEKNELRDSTEQFQEYYRQRLRYQQHLEQKEQQRQIYQQMLLEGGVSQEDGPDQPQNLTEQFLHRSIQKLGELNIGMDSLGSEVSALNQQCNGSKGNGSNNSSLTGFATPPQDSSQRLTHDASNVYTSTPRNSGSTNHIPFPEESPPCGNQVSSEHLVIKPPPGDSSGSLSRSRGEEDDKAKKQFVCVNTLEDTQAVRAVAFHPGGGLYAVGSNSKTLRVCAYPEVIDPSAHDAPKQPVVRFKRNKHHKGSIYCVAWSPCGQLLATGSNDKYVKVLPFNAETCNATVSGPDLEFSMHDGTIRDLAFMEGPESGGAILISAGAGDCNIYTTDCQRGQGLHALSGHTGHILALYTWSGWMIASGSQDKTVRFWDLRVPSCVRVVGTTFHGTGSAVASVAVDPSGRLLATGQEDSSCMLYDIRGGRMVQSYHPHASDVRSVRFSPGAHYLLTGSYDMKIKVTDLQGDLTKQLPIMVVGEHKDKVIQCRWHTKDLSFLSSSADRTVTLWTYSG is encoded by the exons ATGACGGCCGAAGAAACCGTGAATGTAAAAGAGGTGGAGATCATTAAGCTAATTTTAGACTTCTTGAATTCGAAGAAGCTTCACATCAGTATGTTGGCTCTTGAGAAGGAAAGCGGAGTCATAAATGGCCTCTTTTCAGATGATATGCTTTTCCTCAG gcAGCTAATCCTTGATGGTCAGTGGGATGAAGTTCTTCAGTTCATTCAGCCTCTAGAATGTATGGAAAAATTTGACAAGAAAAG gtTTCGTTACATTATCCTGAAGCAGAAGTTTTTAGAAGCTTTATGTGTTAACAACGCGATGTCAGCAGAAGACGAGCCCCAGCAT CTGGAGTTCACCATGCAAGAGGCTGTGCAGTGTCTACACGCCCTGGAAGAGTACTGTCCTTCTAAGGACGACTACAGCAAGCTCTGTTTGCTCCTGACGTTGCCCCGTCTGACCAACCACGCCGAGTTTAAGGATTGGAACCCCAGCACTGCGCGGGTGCACTGTTTCGAAGAGGCATGTGTCATGGTTGCAGAATTCATCCCTGCCGATAGGAAGCTGAGTGAGGCTGGTTTTAAAGCCAGCAACAATCGTTTGTTTCAGCTCGTAATGAAGGGCCTCCTCTATGAATGCTGCGTGGAGTTTTGTCAAAGCAAAGCCACCGGAGAAGAAATCACAGAAAGTGAAGTACTTCTTGGCATCGACCTCTTGTGTGGTAATGGTTGTGACGATCTGGATCTCAGTTTACTGTCATGGCTTCAGAATCTCCCGTCTTCGGTCTTCTCTTGTGCTTTTGAacagaaaatgcttaatattcACGTGGACAAGCTCCTGAAACCCACGAAAGCTGCGTACGCTGATCTTTTGACTCCTCTTATCAGCAAACTTTCTCCCTATCCGTCATCTCCAATGAGAAGGCCTCAGTCCGCTGATGCCTACATGACCCGCTCGCTGAACCCTGCTTTAGACGGCCTCACCTGTGGGCTGACCAGTCACGACAAGAGAATCTCCGACCTTGGAAACAAAACTTCCCCAATGTCACACTCCTTTGCCAACTTCCACTACCCAGGGGTACAGAACCTCAGTAGAAGTCTCATGCTCGAGAATACAGAGTGTCACAGTATTTATGAAGAATCCCCTGAACG AAGTGATACGCCGGTGGAGGCCCAGCAGCCTGTCCACAGTGAGATCCTGGGCCCCAGTTCTGTGTCCGAGAAAGAGCCTGCGAACGGAACGCAGAATCCAGGGACAgccaagcaagaaaaaaatgag ctTCGCGATTCAACGGAACAGTTTCAAGAATACTATAGACAAAGATTGCGCTATCAGCAGCACTTGGAGCAGAAGGAGCAGCAGCGGCAGATATACCAGCAGATGCTGCTCGAGGGAGGCGTGAGTCAGGAGGACGGTCCCGATCAGCCGCAGAATCTCACTGAACAGTTCCTTCACAG gtcCATTCAAAAGCTTGGTGAATTAAATATTGGAATGGATAGCCTCGGCAGCGAGGTATCCGCACTCAACCAGCAATGTAACGGGAGCAAAGGCAATGGATCTAATAATTCTTCCCTCACTGGTTTTGCTACACCGCCCCAGGATTCTAGTCAGAGACTGACACATGATGCTTCAAATGTCTACACAAGCACTCCGCGTAATTCGGGGTCGACCAATCACATACCTTTTCCTGAGGAGTCTCCCCCTTGTGGAAACCAAGT CTCGTCAGAACATTTGGTCATCAAGCCACCGCCTGGAGATTCTTCTGGGAGCCTGTCCAGATCAAGAGGGGAGGAG GACGACAAAGCAAAGAAGCAGTTTGTGTGTGTTAACACGCTGGAGGACACACAGGCCGTCAGAGCGGTGGCTTTCCACCCAGGCGGCGGTTTGTACGCCGTCGGTTCAAACTCAAAAACTCTGCGAGTGTGCGCCTACCCAGAGGTCATCGACCCAAG tgcaCACGACGCCCCTAAGCAGCCAGTAGTGCGTTTTAAAAGGAACAAACACCACAAAGGATCCATTTACTGTGTGGCCTGGAGCCCCTGCGGACAGTTACTAGCAACGGGGTCGAACGACAAATACGTCAAGGTGCTGCCCTTCAATGCAGAGACGTGCAACGCGACAG TTTCAGGACCGGACCTGGAATTCAGCATGCACGACGGGACGATCCGAGACCTGGCATTCATGGAGGGCCCGGAGAGCGGCGGGGCGATCCTGATCAGCGCCGGGGCGGGGGACTGCAACATTTACACGACCGACTgccagagggggcagggcctgcaCGCGCTGAGCGGCCACACCG GGCACATCTTAGCGCTTTACACCTGGAGCGGCTGGATGATCGCGTCCGGTTCCCAGGACAAGACCGTTCGATTCTGGGACCTTCGAGTACCAAGCTGTGTTCGGGTGGTCGGCACAACATTCCACGGAACCG gcAGCGCGGTGGCGTCCGTAGCCGTGGACCCCAGCGGCCGCCTCTTAGCCACTGGGCAGGAAGATTCCAGCTGCATGCTGTACGACATCAGAGGGGGGAGGATGGTGCAGAGTTACCACCCTCACGCCAGTGACGTCCGCTCCGTTCGCTTCTCCCCCGGAGCCCACTACCTGCTGACCGGGTCCTACGACATGAAGATAAAGGTGACGGACCTGCAAG gagACCTCACTAAACAGCTGCCCATCATGGTGGTGGGGGAGCACAAAGACAAAGTGATTCAGTGCAGGTGGCACACCAAGGACCTGTCCTTCCTGTCGTCCTCCGCAGACAGAACTGTGACCCTCTGGACTTACAGTGGATAG
- the WDR47 gene encoding WD repeat-containing protein 47 isoform X4, translating to MTAEETVNVKEVEIIKLILDFLNSKKLHISMLALEKESGVINGLFSDDMLFLRQLILDGQWDEVLQFIQPLECMEKFDKKRFRYIILKQKFLEALCVNNAMSAEDEPQHLEFTMQEAVQCLHALEEYCPSKDDYSKLCLLLTLPRLTNHAEFKDWNPSTARVHCFEEACVMVAEFIPADRKLSEAGFKASNNRLFQLVMKGLLYECCVEFCQSKATGEEITESEVLLGIDLLCGNGCDDLDLSLLSWLQNLPSSVFSCAFEQKMLNIHVDKLLKPTKAAYADLLTPLISKLSPYPSSPMRRPQSADAYMTRSLNPALDGLTCGLTSHDKRISDLGNKTSPMSHSFANFHYPGVQNLSRSLMLENTECHSIYEESPERDTPVEAQQPVHSEILGPSSVSEKEPANGTQNPGTAKQEKNELRDSTEQFQEYYRQRLRYQQHLEQKEQQRQIYQQMLLEGGVSQEDGPDQPQNLTEQFLHRSIQKLGELNIGMDSLGSEVSALNQQCNGSKGNGSNNSSLTGFATPPQDSSQRLTHDASNVYTSTPRNSGSTNHIPFPEESPPCGNQVSSEHLVIKPPPGDSSGSLSRSRGEEDDKAKKQFVCVNTLEDTQAVRAVAFHPGGGLYAVGSNSKTLRVCAYPEVIDPSAHDAPKQPVVRFKRNKHHKGSIYCVAWSPCGQLLATGSNDKYVKVLPFNAETCNATGPDLEFSMHDGTIRDLAFMEGPESGGAILISAGAGDCNIYTTDCQRGQGLHALSGHTGHILALYTWSGWMIASGSQDKTVRFWDLRVPSCVRVVGTTFHGTGSAVASVAVDPSGRLLATGQEDSSCMLYDIRGGRMVQSYHPHASDVRSVRFSPGAHYLLTGSYDMKIKVTDLQGDLTKQLPIMVVGEHKDKVIQCRWHTKDLSFLSSSADRTVTLWTYSG from the exons ATGACGGCCGAAGAAACCGTGAATGTAAAAGAGGTGGAGATCATTAAGCTAATTTTAGACTTCTTGAATTCGAAGAAGCTTCACATCAGTATGTTGGCTCTTGAGAAGGAAAGCGGAGTCATAAATGGCCTCTTTTCAGATGATATGCTTTTCCTCAG gcAGCTAATCCTTGATGGTCAGTGGGATGAAGTTCTTCAGTTCATTCAGCCTCTAGAATGTATGGAAAAATTTGACAAGAAAAG gtTTCGTTACATTATCCTGAAGCAGAAGTTTTTAGAAGCTTTATGTGTTAACAACGCGATGTCAGCAGAAGACGAGCCCCAGCAT CTGGAGTTCACCATGCAAGAGGCTGTGCAGTGTCTACACGCCCTGGAAGAGTACTGTCCTTCTAAGGACGACTACAGCAAGCTCTGTTTGCTCCTGACGTTGCCCCGTCTGACCAACCACGCCGAGTTTAAGGATTGGAACCCCAGCACTGCGCGGGTGCACTGTTTCGAAGAGGCATGTGTCATGGTTGCAGAATTCATCCCTGCCGATAGGAAGCTGAGTGAGGCTGGTTTTAAAGCCAGCAACAATCGTTTGTTTCAGCTCGTAATGAAGGGCCTCCTCTATGAATGCTGCGTGGAGTTTTGTCAAAGCAAAGCCACCGGAGAAGAAATCACAGAAAGTGAAGTACTTCTTGGCATCGACCTCTTGTGTGGTAATGGTTGTGACGATCTGGATCTCAGTTTACTGTCATGGCTTCAGAATCTCCCGTCTTCGGTCTTCTCTTGTGCTTTTGAacagaaaatgcttaatattcACGTGGACAAGCTCCTGAAACCCACGAAAGCTGCGTACGCTGATCTTTTGACTCCTCTTATCAGCAAACTTTCTCCCTATCCGTCATCTCCAATGAGAAGGCCTCAGTCCGCTGATGCCTACATGACCCGCTCGCTGAACCCTGCTTTAGACGGCCTCACCTGTGGGCTGACCAGTCACGACAAGAGAATCTCCGACCTTGGAAACAAAACTTCCCCAATGTCACACTCCTTTGCCAACTTCCACTACCCAGGGGTACAGAACCTCAGTAGAAGTCTCATGCTCGAGAATACAGAGTGTCACAGTATTTATGAAGAATCCCCTGAACG TGATACGCCGGTGGAGGCCCAGCAGCCTGTCCACAGTGAGATCCTGGGCCCCAGTTCTGTGTCCGAGAAAGAGCCTGCGAACGGAACGCAGAATCCAGGGACAgccaagcaagaaaaaaatgag ctTCGCGATTCAACGGAACAGTTTCAAGAATACTATAGACAAAGATTGCGCTATCAGCAGCACTTGGAGCAGAAGGAGCAGCAGCGGCAGATATACCAGCAGATGCTGCTCGAGGGAGGCGTGAGTCAGGAGGACGGTCCCGATCAGCCGCAGAATCTCACTGAACAGTTCCTTCACAG gtcCATTCAAAAGCTTGGTGAATTAAATATTGGAATGGATAGCCTCGGCAGCGAGGTATCCGCACTCAACCAGCAATGTAACGGGAGCAAAGGCAATGGATCTAATAATTCTTCCCTCACTGGTTTTGCTACACCGCCCCAGGATTCTAGTCAGAGACTGACACATGATGCTTCAAATGTCTACACAAGCACTCCGCGTAATTCGGGGTCGACCAATCACATACCTTTTCCTGAGGAGTCTCCCCCTTGTGGAAACCAAGT CTCGTCAGAACATTTGGTCATCAAGCCACCGCCTGGAGATTCTTCTGGGAGCCTGTCCAGATCAAGAGGGGAGGAG GACGACAAAGCAAAGAAGCAGTTTGTGTGTGTTAACACGCTGGAGGACACACAGGCCGTCAGAGCGGTGGCTTTCCACCCAGGCGGCGGTTTGTACGCCGTCGGTTCAAACTCAAAAACTCTGCGAGTGTGCGCCTACCCAGAGGTCATCGACCCAAG tgcaCACGACGCCCCTAAGCAGCCAGTAGTGCGTTTTAAAAGGAACAAACACCACAAAGGATCCATTTACTGTGTGGCCTGGAGCCCCTGCGGACAGTTACTAGCAACGGGGTCGAACGACAAATACGTCAAGGTGCTGCCCTTCAATGCAGAGACGTGCAACGCGACAG GACCGGACCTGGAATTCAGCATGCACGACGGGACGATCCGAGACCTGGCATTCATGGAGGGCCCGGAGAGCGGCGGGGCGATCCTGATCAGCGCCGGGGCGGGGGACTGCAACATTTACACGACCGACTgccagagggggcagggcctgcaCGCGCTGAGCGGCCACACCG GGCACATCTTAGCGCTTTACACCTGGAGCGGCTGGATGATCGCGTCCGGTTCCCAGGACAAGACCGTTCGATTCTGGGACCTTCGAGTACCAAGCTGTGTTCGGGTGGTCGGCACAACATTCCACGGAACCG gcAGCGCGGTGGCGTCCGTAGCCGTGGACCCCAGCGGCCGCCTCTTAGCCACTGGGCAGGAAGATTCCAGCTGCATGCTGTACGACATCAGAGGGGGGAGGATGGTGCAGAGTTACCACCCTCACGCCAGTGACGTCCGCTCCGTTCGCTTCTCCCCCGGAGCCCACTACCTGCTGACCGGGTCCTACGACATGAAGATAAAGGTGACGGACCTGCAAG gagACCTCACTAAACAGCTGCCCATCATGGTGGTGGGGGAGCACAAAGACAAAGTGATTCAGTGCAGGTGGCACACCAAGGACCTGTCCTTCCTGTCGTCCTCCGCAGACAGAACTGTGACCCTCTGGACTTACAGTGGATAG
- the WDR47 gene encoding WD repeat-containing protein 47 isoform X3, with product MTAEETVNVKEVEIIKLILDFLNSKKLHISMLALEKESGVINGLFSDDMLFLRQLILDGQWDEVLQFIQPLECMEKFDKKRFRYIILKQKFLEALCVNNAMSAEDEPQHLEFTMQEAVQCLHALEEYCPSKDDYSKLCLLLTLPRLTNHAEFKDWNPSTARVHCFEEACVMVAEFIPADRKLSEAGFKASNNRLFQLVMKGLLYECCVEFCQSKATGEEITESEVLLGIDLLCGNGCDDLDLSLLSWLQNLPSSVFSCAFEQKMLNIHVDKLLKPTKAAYADLLTPLISKLSPYPSSPMRRPQSADAYMTRSLNPALDGLTCGLTSHDKRISDLGNKTSPMSHSFANFHYPGVQNLSRSLMLENTECHSIYEESPERSDTPVEAQQPVHSEILGPSSVSEKEPANGTQNPGTAKQEKNELRDSTEQFQEYYRQRLRYQQHLEQKEQQRQIYQQMLLEGGVSQEDGPDQPQNLTEQFLHRSIQKLGELNIGMDSLGSEVSALNQQCNGSKGNGSNNSSLTGFATPPQDSSQRLTHDASNVYTSTPRNSGSTNHIPFPEESPPCGNQVSSEHLVIKPPPGDSSGSLSRSRGEEDDKAKKQFVCVNTLEDTQAVRAVAFHPGGGLYAVGSNSKTLRVCAYPEVIDPSAHDAPKQPVVRFKRNKHHKGSIYCVAWSPCGQLLATGSNDKYVKVLPFNAETCNATGPDLEFSMHDGTIRDLAFMEGPESGGAILISAGAGDCNIYTTDCQRGQGLHALSGHTGHILALYTWSGWMIASGSQDKTVRFWDLRVPSCVRVVGTTFHGTGSAVASVAVDPSGRLLATGQEDSSCMLYDIRGGRMVQSYHPHASDVRSVRFSPGAHYLLTGSYDMKIKVTDLQGDLTKQLPIMVVGEHKDKVIQCRWHTKDLSFLSSSADRTVTLWTYSG from the exons ATGACGGCCGAAGAAACCGTGAATGTAAAAGAGGTGGAGATCATTAAGCTAATTTTAGACTTCTTGAATTCGAAGAAGCTTCACATCAGTATGTTGGCTCTTGAGAAGGAAAGCGGAGTCATAAATGGCCTCTTTTCAGATGATATGCTTTTCCTCAG gcAGCTAATCCTTGATGGTCAGTGGGATGAAGTTCTTCAGTTCATTCAGCCTCTAGAATGTATGGAAAAATTTGACAAGAAAAG gtTTCGTTACATTATCCTGAAGCAGAAGTTTTTAGAAGCTTTATGTGTTAACAACGCGATGTCAGCAGAAGACGAGCCCCAGCAT CTGGAGTTCACCATGCAAGAGGCTGTGCAGTGTCTACACGCCCTGGAAGAGTACTGTCCTTCTAAGGACGACTACAGCAAGCTCTGTTTGCTCCTGACGTTGCCCCGTCTGACCAACCACGCCGAGTTTAAGGATTGGAACCCCAGCACTGCGCGGGTGCACTGTTTCGAAGAGGCATGTGTCATGGTTGCAGAATTCATCCCTGCCGATAGGAAGCTGAGTGAGGCTGGTTTTAAAGCCAGCAACAATCGTTTGTTTCAGCTCGTAATGAAGGGCCTCCTCTATGAATGCTGCGTGGAGTTTTGTCAAAGCAAAGCCACCGGAGAAGAAATCACAGAAAGTGAAGTACTTCTTGGCATCGACCTCTTGTGTGGTAATGGTTGTGACGATCTGGATCTCAGTTTACTGTCATGGCTTCAGAATCTCCCGTCTTCGGTCTTCTCTTGTGCTTTTGAacagaaaatgcttaatattcACGTGGACAAGCTCCTGAAACCCACGAAAGCTGCGTACGCTGATCTTTTGACTCCTCTTATCAGCAAACTTTCTCCCTATCCGTCATCTCCAATGAGAAGGCCTCAGTCCGCTGATGCCTACATGACCCGCTCGCTGAACCCTGCTTTAGACGGCCTCACCTGTGGGCTGACCAGTCACGACAAGAGAATCTCCGACCTTGGAAACAAAACTTCCCCAATGTCACACTCCTTTGCCAACTTCCACTACCCAGGGGTACAGAACCTCAGTAGAAGTCTCATGCTCGAGAATACAGAGTGTCACAGTATTTATGAAGAATCCCCTGAACG AAGTGATACGCCGGTGGAGGCCCAGCAGCCTGTCCACAGTGAGATCCTGGGCCCCAGTTCTGTGTCCGAGAAAGAGCCTGCGAACGGAACGCAGAATCCAGGGACAgccaagcaagaaaaaaatgag ctTCGCGATTCAACGGAACAGTTTCAAGAATACTATAGACAAAGATTGCGCTATCAGCAGCACTTGGAGCAGAAGGAGCAGCAGCGGCAGATATACCAGCAGATGCTGCTCGAGGGAGGCGTGAGTCAGGAGGACGGTCCCGATCAGCCGCAGAATCTCACTGAACAGTTCCTTCACAG gtcCATTCAAAAGCTTGGTGAATTAAATATTGGAATGGATAGCCTCGGCAGCGAGGTATCCGCACTCAACCAGCAATGTAACGGGAGCAAAGGCAATGGATCTAATAATTCTTCCCTCACTGGTTTTGCTACACCGCCCCAGGATTCTAGTCAGAGACTGACACATGATGCTTCAAATGTCTACACAAGCACTCCGCGTAATTCGGGGTCGACCAATCACATACCTTTTCCTGAGGAGTCTCCCCCTTGTGGAAACCAAGT CTCGTCAGAACATTTGGTCATCAAGCCACCGCCTGGAGATTCTTCTGGGAGCCTGTCCAGATCAAGAGGGGAGGAG GACGACAAAGCAAAGAAGCAGTTTGTGTGTGTTAACACGCTGGAGGACACACAGGCCGTCAGAGCGGTGGCTTTCCACCCAGGCGGCGGTTTGTACGCCGTCGGTTCAAACTCAAAAACTCTGCGAGTGTGCGCCTACCCAGAGGTCATCGACCCAAG tgcaCACGACGCCCCTAAGCAGCCAGTAGTGCGTTTTAAAAGGAACAAACACCACAAAGGATCCATTTACTGTGTGGCCTGGAGCCCCTGCGGACAGTTACTAGCAACGGGGTCGAACGACAAATACGTCAAGGTGCTGCCCTTCAATGCAGAGACGTGCAACGCGACAG GACCGGACCTGGAATTCAGCATGCACGACGGGACGATCCGAGACCTGGCATTCATGGAGGGCCCGGAGAGCGGCGGGGCGATCCTGATCAGCGCCGGGGCGGGGGACTGCAACATTTACACGACCGACTgccagagggggcagggcctgcaCGCGCTGAGCGGCCACACCG GGCACATCTTAGCGCTTTACACCTGGAGCGGCTGGATGATCGCGTCCGGTTCCCAGGACAAGACCGTTCGATTCTGGGACCTTCGAGTACCAAGCTGTGTTCGGGTGGTCGGCACAACATTCCACGGAACCG gcAGCGCGGTGGCGTCCGTAGCCGTGGACCCCAGCGGCCGCCTCTTAGCCACTGGGCAGGAAGATTCCAGCTGCATGCTGTACGACATCAGAGGGGGGAGGATGGTGCAGAGTTACCACCCTCACGCCAGTGACGTCCGCTCCGTTCGCTTCTCCCCCGGAGCCCACTACCTGCTGACCGGGTCCTACGACATGAAGATAAAGGTGACGGACCTGCAAG gagACCTCACTAAACAGCTGCCCATCATGGTGGTGGGGGAGCACAAAGACAAAGTGATTCAGTGCAGGTGGCACACCAAGGACCTGTCCTTCCTGTCGTCCTCCGCAGACAGAACTGTGACCCTCTGGACTTACAGTGGATAG